A genomic window from Thermococcus nautili includes:
- a CDS encoding prefoldin subunit, producing the protein MEAVKAYELELELRQVRELRKAIELKMKELEYAEGIITATKAERKIYRSFADLLVEVTKDKAIEHIERMRLAYKREIERLREKEKEIMEKLSKLRT; encoded by the coding sequence GTGGAGGCAGTGAAGGCTTACGAGCTCGAACTTGAGCTCAGACAGGTTAGGGAGCTCAGGAAGGCGATAGAGCTCAAGATGAAGGAACTTGAATACGCCGAGGGAATCATAACGGCAACCAAGGCCGAGAGGAAGATATACCGCTCCTTCGCAGACCTGCTCGTTGAGGTAACGAAGGACAAGGCAATCGAGCACATCGAGAGAATGCGCCTTGCCTACAAGAGGGAAATCGAAAGGCTCAGGGAGAAGGAAAAGGAGATAATGGAGAAGCTCTCCAAGCTCAGGACTTGA
- the pfdA gene encoding prefoldin subunit alpha, whose protein sequence is MAEEKKVRTLEGIQDEIRSYLGEIEYLRSQVGAIDATIADLRTVDATLAYIKEKGKGKAIYIPLGSGIAIKGKIEDPDDVIMDVGAGILVGATIDEARENIEKRINALMNLRLALLRKIEEDTRKVNELLKELQEMSPKKE, encoded by the coding sequence ATGGCCGAGGAGAAGAAGGTCAGGACCCTTGAGGGGATTCAGGACGAGATTAGGAGCTACCTCGGTGAAATCGAGTACCTCAGGAGTCAGGTTGGAGCGATAGACGCCACCATCGCCGACCTCAGAACGGTTGACGCTACCCTCGCCTACATCAAGGAGAAGGGCAAGGGCAAGGCAATCTACATCCCGCTCGGGAGCGGCATAGCGATAAAGGGCAAGATTGAAGACCCCGACGACGTTATCATGGATGTTGGAGCCGGAATCCTCGTCGGGGCCACAATCGATGAGGCCAGAGAGAACATCGAGAAGAGGATTAACGCCCTTATGAACCTCCGCCTGGCCCTGCTGAGGAAGATTGAGGAGGACACCAGGAAGGTCAACGAGCTCCTCAAGGAGCTCCAGGAGATGAGCCCCAAGAAGGAGTGA
- a CDS encoding 2-oxoacid:ferredoxin oxidoreductase subunit gamma produces the protein MRKEVLFSGFGGQGVILASVILGRAAAVYENLYAVQTQSYGPESRGGASRAEVVISDEPIDYPKTLHPDYAVFFSQEAYSKYLHTVKEGATVIVEKDLVPHRDEEFEKKLNVIALPLTEIAEETTGLSLTMNILTLGILVGVTGIVSREAIEKAVRDAVPRGTEEINVKALKKGFEIAKELKS, from the coding sequence ATGAGGAAGGAGGTACTCTTCAGCGGGTTCGGCGGCCAGGGTGTCATTCTGGCGAGCGTTATCCTTGGAAGGGCCGCCGCTGTCTACGAGAACCTCTACGCGGTCCAGACCCAGAGCTACGGACCGGAGTCGAGGGGCGGTGCGAGCAGGGCCGAAGTGGTTATAAGCGACGAGCCGATTGACTACCCCAAGACACTCCACCCCGACTACGCCGTCTTCTTCTCGCAGGAGGCCTACAGCAAGTACCTCCACACCGTGAAGGAAGGCGCCACTGTAATAGTCGAGAAGGACCTCGTTCCCCACCGCGACGAGGAGTTCGAGAAGAAGCTCAACGTCATCGCTTTGCCCCTGACCGAGATAGCCGAAGAGACAACCGGATTAAGCCTGACGATGAACATTCTAACCCTCGGCATACTCGTCGGCGTGACAGGGATAGTGAGCAGGGAAGCGATAGAGAAGGCCGTCCGCGACGCCGTTCCGCGGGGAACCGAGGAAATAAACGTCAAGGCCCTCAAGAAGGGCTTTGAGATAGCAAAAGAGCTCAAGTCCTGA